The following are encoded in a window of Heteronotia binoei isolate CCM8104 ecotype False Entrance Well chromosome 9, APGP_CSIRO_Hbin_v1, whole genome shotgun sequence genomic DNA:
- the ARSJ gene encoding arylsulfatase J isoform X2, translating to MCTPSRSQFITGKYQIHTGLQHSVIRPTQPNCLPLDNATLPQKLKEVGYSTHMVGKWHLGFYRRECMPTQRGFDSFFGSLLGSGDYYTHYKCDSPRMCGYDLYENDNAAWDHDNGMYSTQMYTQRVQQILASHNPKKPIFLYIAYQAVHSPLQAPGKYYERYRSINNVNRRRYAAMLACLDEAIYNVTFALKIYGYYNNSVIIYSSDNGGQPTAGGNNWPLRGSKGSYWEGGIRAVGFVHSPLLKNKGSVCKELIHITDWFPTLITLAEGQIDEDTQLDGYDVWETISEGRRSPRVDILHNIDPIYTKAKNGSWAAGFGIWNTAIQSAIRVNHWKLLTGNPGYSDWVPPQSFSNVGSSRWHNERVSWTAGKTVWLFNITADPYERVDLSSKFPEVVKQLLRRLSQFNKTAVPVRYPPKDPRSNPNFNGGVWGPWFKEDEKKKPNKKAADKQKKNKTKKKSNRKKGHSVDCFVGG from the coding sequence GTATCAAATCCACACAGGTCTTCAGCATTCAGTTATAAGACCCACCCAGCCTAACTGTTTACCCTTGGATAATGCGACACTACCTCAGAAGCTAAAGGAAGTTGGCTACTCAACCCATATGGTTGGCAAATGGCACTTGGGCTTTTACCGCAGAGAATGCATGCCAACACAGCGAGGGTTTGATAGTTTTTTTGGCTCTCTCTTGGGAAGTGGTGATTATTATACTCATTACAAATGTGATAGTCCTCGAATGTGTGGCTATGACTTATATGAGAATGACAATGCTGCTTGGGACCATGATAATGGCATGTACTCAACACAGATGTACACACAAAGAGTGCAACAAATCTTAGCTTCCCATAACCCCAAAAAgcctatatttttatatattgcaTACCAAGCTGTCCACTCACCACTTCAGGCACCAGGAAAGTATTATGAACGCTACAGGTCAATAAATAATGTAAACCGACGCAGGTATGCTGCTATGCTGGCTTGCTTGGATGAAGCTATTTACAATGTGACCTTTGCACTGAAGATATATGGTTATTATAACAACAGTGTTATCATCTATTCATCCGACAATGGAGGGCAGCCAACTGCAGGTGGAAATAACTGGCCTCTCAGAGGAAGCAAAGGGAGTTACTGGGAAGGAGGGATCCGAGCAGTTGGCTTTGTGCATAGCCCTCTACTCAAAAACAAAGGGAGTGTGTGCAAGGAACTTATACATATAACAGACTGGTTTCCTACTTTGATCACATTAGCAGAAGGACAGATTGATGAAGACACCCAATTGGATGGCTATGATGTGTGGGAGACCATTAGTGAAGGCAGACGGTCTCCAAGAGTAGATATTTTACATAATATTGATCCAATCTACACCAAAGCCAAAAATGGTTCTTGGGCAGCTGGCTTTGGAATATGGAATACAGCAATTCAGTCAGCTATCCGAGTGAACCACTGGAAACTACTGACTGGCAATCCAGGATACAGTGACTGGGTCCCTCCTCAGTCATTTAGTAATGTAGGCTCCAGTCGCTGGCACAATGAAAGGGTTTCATGGACTGCTGGTAAAACTGTGTGGCTGTTCAACATAACTGCTGACCCATATGAACGAGTGGACCTTTCCAGTAAGTTTCCAGAGGTAGTAAAGCAGCTGTTGCGCAGGCTTTCACAGTTCAATAAAACTGCTGTGCCTGTTCGATATCCACCAAAAGACCCAAGGAGTAACCCAAATTTTAATGGGGGAGTTTGGGGGCCTTGGTTCAAGGAGGACGAAAAGAAGAAACCAAATAAAAAGGCAGCAGATaaacagaagaaaaataaaaccaaGAAGAAATCTAATAGAAAAAAGGGGCATTCTGTTGATTgttttgtgggtggatag